One Desulfovibrio fairfieldensis genomic window carries:
- the aroQ gene encoding type II 3-dehydroquinate dehydratase: MKILILHGVNLNMFGKRDPAHYGTATLADINAALADLGKELGVELETFQTNHEGEMVERIHRVPGEGIRAVVINAGAWTHYSYAIADALAILDMPVVEVHMSNVHAREAFRHESVLSTVSAGSIAGFGVQSYLLGLRAAWNLIQNTRDTRRL; this comes from the coding sequence ATGAAAATTCTGATTCTGCACGGCGTCAACCTGAACATGTTCGGCAAGCGCGACCCGGCCCACTACGGCACGGCCACCCTGGCGGACATCAACGCCGCCCTGGCGGATCTGGGCAAGGAGCTGGGCGTGGAGCTGGAAACCTTCCAGACCAACCACGAGGGGGAGATGGTGGAACGCATCCACCGCGTCCCCGGCGAGGGCATCCGGGCCGTGGTCATCAACGCCGGCGCCTGGACCCACTACAGTTACGCCATTGCGGACGCGCTCGCCATTCTCGACATGCCCGTGGTGGAAGTGCATATGTCCAATGTACATGCGCGTGAAGCCTTCCGCCACGAGTCCGTACTTTCGACGGTCAGCGCGGGCAGCATCGCCGGTTTCGGCGTGCAGAGCTATCTTCTGGGACTGCGCGCGGCCTGGAACTTGATCCAAAATACGCGTGATACCAGGAGGTTGTGA
- a CDS encoding CoB--CoM heterodisulfide reductase iron-sulfur subunit B family protein produces the protein MKFSYYPGCSAKGSSADYEKSTQAVCAALGMYLEELPGWNCCGSTPAHAVDTELSAALCVRNLDIAAREQAETVLTPCPSCLSNLRHAAKRMENPEFRARVDELLDSPAAAQFPPVTSVMQGIAQVYDADAIAAMVKKSLKGVKLAAYYGCLMSRPPEIMDFGDPENPTLMESLLSACGAEMVDFPLKTACCGASFGIPERAMTARNSGRILELATRMGVDAVVVACPLCQMNLDLRQKQAAKEADAFFRMPVLYFTQMMGLAFGIAPEHLGLEKLRVSADDLLRKIDGAQAGEGDRS, from the coding sequence ATGAAATTTTCCTACTATCCCGGCTGTTCGGCCAAAGGCTCCTCGGCGGATTATGAAAAATCCACCCAGGCCGTATGCGCGGCTCTGGGCATGTATCTTGAGGAACTGCCCGGCTGGAACTGCTGTGGTTCCACCCCGGCCCACGCCGTGGACACCGAGCTTTCCGCGGCCCTCTGCGTCCGCAATCTGGACATCGCGGCCCGCGAGCAGGCCGAAACCGTGCTGACGCCCTGCCCCAGCTGCCTGTCCAATCTGCGCCACGCGGCCAAGCGCATGGAAAATCCCGAGTTCCGCGCGCGCGTGGACGAGCTGCTGGACAGCCCGGCGGCGGCGCAGTTTCCTCCGGTCACCTCGGTAATGCAGGGCATTGCCCAGGTTTACGACGCCGATGCCATTGCCGCCATGGTGAAAAAGAGCCTCAAGGGCGTCAAGCTGGCCGCCTATTACGGCTGCCTGATGAGCCGCCCGCCGGAAATCATGGACTTCGGGGACCCGGAAAATCCCACCCTCATGGAAAGCCTGCTTTCCGCCTGCGGCGCGGAAATGGTGGATTTTCCGCTCAAGACCGCCTGTTGCGGCGCGTCCTTCGGCATTCCCGAACGGGCCATGACCGCGCGCAATTCGGGCCGTATTCTGGAGCTGGCCACGCGGATGGGTGTGGACGCCGTTGTGGTGGCCTGTCCGCTCTGCCAGATGAACCTGGATCTGCGCCAGAAACAGGCCGCCAAGGAGGCCGACGCCTTCTTCCGCATGCCCGTGCTCTACTTCACCCAGATGATGGGCCTGGCCTTCGGCATCGCCCCCGAGCATCTCGGCCTTGAAAAACTCCGCGTCAGCGCCGACGATCTGCTGCGCAAAATTGACGGCGCGCAGGCCGGCGAAGGAGACAGATCATGA
- a CDS encoding CoB--CoM heterodisulfide reductase iron-sulfur subunit A family protein — MRIGVFICHCGSNIGGTVDCAKVAEIARGFPDVVYADDPMYTCAEPGQAAIEAAIHEHKLDGVVVASCTPRMHEPTFRRTVERAGLNRYMFEMANIREHVSWIGKDKEANTNKAAELVLLAVEKLRNDKPLQAKSFDVTKKVLVIGGGVAGIQAALDCADGGVPVILVEREATIGGKMAKLDKTFPTVDCSACILGPKMVDVAQHPNITLYAYSEVEDISGYVGNFTVKIRKKAAYVDWSKCTGCGACTEKCPSKKTPDAFNEFTGPTTAITIAFPQAIPKKAVINAAHCRQFVKGKCGVCAKVCPTGAIQYDMQDEIVTEEVGSIVAATGYDLMDWTVYEEYGGGRYPDVITSLQYERLLSASGPTGGHILRPSDGREPQKVVFIQCVGSRDKSIGRPYCSGFCCMYTAKQAVLTKDHIPNSQSYVFYMDIRAPGKMYDEFTRRAMEEYGTEYIRGRVSSIYPDGNGQYVVMGVDTLLGEPVEIKADLVVLAVGIEASKGSPQLAEKLRISYDHYGFFMESHVKLKPVETNTAGVFLAGVCQGAKDIPASVAQGSAAAAKVLALFARDKLESDPQIAQVDIRRCVDCGKCIRCCPFGAIKEVEIRGEQKAQVIETVCQGCGLCTATCPQGAIQLSHATDNQILAEVNALCQC, encoded by the coding sequence ATGAGAATAGGCGTCTTTATCTGCCATTGCGGCAGCAATATCGGCGGCACCGTGGACTGCGCCAAAGTAGCTGAAATCGCCCGCGGTTTTCCTGACGTGGTCTATGCCGACGATCCCATGTACACCTGCGCCGAGCCGGGCCAGGCCGCCATTGAGGCCGCCATCCACGAGCACAAGCTGGACGGCGTGGTGGTGGCCTCCTGTACGCCGCGCATGCACGAGCCCACCTTCCGCCGCACCGTGGAACGGGCCGGGCTCAACCGCTACATGTTCGAAATGGCCAACATCCGCGAGCACGTCTCCTGGATCGGCAAGGACAAGGAAGCCAACACCAACAAGGCCGCCGAGCTGGTGCTCCTGGCCGTGGAAAAGTTGCGCAACGACAAGCCCCTGCAGGCCAAATCCTTCGACGTGACCAAGAAGGTGCTGGTCATCGGCGGCGGCGTGGCGGGCATCCAGGCCGCCCTGGACTGCGCCGACGGCGGCGTGCCGGTGATTCTGGTGGAACGCGAAGCCACCATCGGCGGCAAAATGGCCAAGCTGGACAAGACCTTCCCCACTGTGGACTGCTCGGCCTGCATTCTGGGCCCCAAGATGGTGGACGTGGCCCAGCATCCCAACATCACCCTCTACGCCTACTCGGAAGTGGAGGACATCTCGGGCTATGTGGGCAACTTCACGGTGAAGATCCGCAAGAAGGCCGCCTACGTGGACTGGAGCAAATGCACGGGCTGCGGGGCCTGCACTGAAAAATGCCCCAGCAAGAAGACGCCCGACGCCTTCAATGAATTTACCGGCCCCACCACGGCCATCACCATCGCCTTCCCGCAGGCCATTCCCAAAAAGGCGGTCATCAACGCCGCGCACTGCCGCCAGTTCGTCAAGGGCAAGTGCGGCGTCTGCGCCAAGGTCTGCCCCACCGGGGCCATCCAATACGACATGCAGGACGAGATAGTCACCGAGGAAGTGGGCTCCATCGTGGCGGCCACGGGTTACGATCTCATGGACTGGACCGTGTACGAGGAATACGGCGGCGGCAGATATCCCGACGTGATCACCTCGCTGCAGTACGAGCGCCTCTTGTCCGCCTCCGGCCCCACGGGCGGCCACATCCTGCGCCCCTCGGACGGCCGCGAACCGCAGAAGGTGGTCTTCATCCAGTGCGTGGGCTCGCGCGACAAATCCATCGGGCGGCCCTACTGCTCGGGTTTCTGCTGCATGTACACGGCCAAGCAGGCCGTGCTGACCAAGGACCACATCCCCAATTCCCAGTCCTACGTCTTTTACATGGACATCCGCGCGCCGGGCAAGATGTACGACGAATTCACCCGCCGGGCCATGGAGGAATACGGGACGGAGTACATCCGGGGCCGCGTTTCGAGCATCTACCCCGACGGCAACGGCCAGTACGTGGTCATGGGCGTGGACACCCTGCTGGGCGAGCCCGTGGAGATCAAGGCCGACCTGGTGGTCCTGGCCGTGGGCATCGAAGCCAGCAAGGGCTCGCCCCAGCTGGCCGAGAAGCTGCGCATCTCCTACGACCACTACGGCTTCTTCATGGAAAGCCATGTGAAGCTCAAGCCCGTGGAAACCAATACCGCCGGCGTGTTCCTGGCGGGCGTCTGCCAGGGAGCCAAGGACATTCCGGCCTCCGTGGCCCAGGGCTCGGCGGCGGCGGCAAAGGTGCTGGCGCTCTTCGCCCGCGACAAGCTGGAGAGCGACCCGCAGATCGCCCAGGTGGACATCCGCCGTTGCGTGGACTGCGGCAAATGCATCCGCTGCTGCCCCTTCGGGGCCATCAAGGAAGTGGAAATCCGCGGCGAGCAGAAGGCCCAGGTCATTGAGACCGTCTGCCAGGGCTGCGGTCTGTGCACGGCCACCTGCCCGCAGGGCGCCATCCAGCTCTCCCACGCCACCGACAACCAGATTCTTGCGGAGGTGAACGCGCTATGCCAGTGCTGA
- a CDS encoding hydrogenase iron-sulfur subunit: MPVLNGKELRIVGFLCNWCSYGGADTAGVARAGQPTDLRIIRVPCSGRIDPLFIVKALLNGADGVLVSGCHPRDCHYAAGNFYARRRLEVLKQFLPVLGIDERRFEYTWVSASEGQRWQQVVTVFTDRIHKLGPAPRLEDAEPLLKIADMALTSLRPLGTAQNAALNQLKEAIKAKLPELDCVIGWQQGYDGAHTVPLFMKTPEDVDKLVWGPFNVNNPAVYLPSFKGKKVGIVVKGCDSRSVVELLQENLIRREDVTIFALPCEGTLDMARVNQKLGRYTKIDKVAYDEAGVTITADGKEHRFCMTDFAQGKCYGCTTPMAVLADTSAGEPVKVEPGAYTPPELALLDSMSLEERMAFWRGQMERCLRCYACRNACPMCVCRDFCVSDSRDPHWMSQEDSTREKLFFQTIHALHLAGRCTGCGECQRACPVGIPILALRQQIARAVSRLFDDYKAGLDPAAVPPLLGYELEEKNIHERDWK; encoded by the coding sequence ATGCCAGTGCTGAACGGCAAAGAACTGCGGATTGTGGGTTTTCTCTGCAACTGGTGCTCCTACGGCGGCGCCGACACGGCGGGCGTGGCCCGCGCCGGGCAGCCCACGGACCTCAGAATCATCCGCGTGCCCTGTTCGGGCCGCATCGACCCGCTCTTCATCGTCAAGGCCCTGCTCAACGGCGCGGACGGCGTGCTGGTTTCCGGCTGCCACCCGCGTGACTGCCACTACGCCGCGGGCAACTTCTACGCCCGCCGCCGTCTGGAAGTGCTCAAACAGTTTCTGCCCGTGCTGGGCATTGACGAGCGGCGCTTCGAGTACACCTGGGTTTCGGCCTCCGAAGGCCAGCGCTGGCAGCAGGTGGTCACGGTCTTTACCGACCGCATCCACAAGCTGGGCCCCGCGCCCCGCCTGGAGGACGCCGAGCCCCTGCTGAAGATCGCGGATATGGCCCTGACCTCGTTGCGCCCCCTGGGCACCGCTCAGAACGCCGCCCTGAACCAGCTCAAGGAAGCCATCAAGGCCAAGCTGCCGGAACTGGACTGCGTCATCGGCTGGCAGCAGGGCTATGACGGCGCGCATACCGTGCCCCTGTTCATGAAGACCCCGGAAGACGTGGACAAACTGGTCTGGGGGCCTTTCAACGTCAATAACCCGGCCGTCTACCTGCCCTCCTTCAAGGGCAAGAAGGTGGGCATCGTGGTCAAGGGCTGCGATTCGCGCTCGGTGGTGGAACTGTTGCAGGAAAACCTGATCAGACGCGAGGACGTGACCATTTTCGCACTGCCCTGCGAGGGCACGCTGGATATGGCCCGCGTCAACCAAAAGCTGGGCCGCTACACGAAGATCGACAAGGTGGCCTACGACGAGGCCGGGGTGACCATCACGGCCGACGGCAAGGAACACCGTTTCTGCATGACCGACTTCGCCCAGGGCAAATGCTACGGCTGCACCACGCCCATGGCTGTGCTGGCCGACACGAGCGCGGGCGAGCCGGTCAAGGTGGAGCCCGGCGCGTACACTCCGCCGGAGCTGGCCCTGCTGGATTCCATGAGCCTTGAGGAGCGCATGGCCTTCTGGCGCGGCCAGATGGAGCGCTGCCTGCGCTGCTACGCCTGCCGCAATGCCTGTCCCATGTGCGTGTGCCGCGACTTCTGCGTTTCCGACAGCCGCGACCCGCACTGGATGAGCCAGGAGGACAGCACGCGCGAAAAACTCTTTTTCCAGACCATCCACGCCCTGCACTTGGCCGGGCGCTGCACGGGCTGCGGCGAATGCCAGCGGGCCTGCCCGGTGGGCATCCCGATCCTGGCCCTGCGCCAGCAGATCGCCCGCGCCGTCAGCCGGCTCTTCGACGACTACAAGGCCGGCCTTGACCCCGCCGCCGTGCCGCCGCTGCTGGGCTATGAGCTGGAAGAAAAGAACATTCATGAGAGGGACTGGAAATGA
- a CDS encoding flagellar hook protein FlgE: MNSALYIGATGMKGMSQGMQVTTNNLANVSTIGYKQQNTLFSDMLSTSQGGTGDWWNAQENSRVALGQTGKGVQVDAVRTIFQQGALESTNTVTDMAINGKGFFQVSDGANLYYTRAGDFRPDNEGVWRTPTGLALNGYQYNTDGSLGGLQEVKIDRFGTMPAKSTARVDLTLNLNSNQNKTEDADNPYFGLLGLYNAAGKPPLSSDSYAYSQAMTLYDADGNARTVTAYFDGTPDSTAGSMIEFVIAAGAAAGKTDADGNPIQPSEGDGLLMSGVLQFDASGRLTGMSAFTPSAEGSKNLADWQPAQLEGGLPQLNLDGAAMTVNFGISAAGGWQNAPASAAEVGTDQSKLPSMGAGAVRAEGATTAYNSSSPTGGYKQDGYAEGTLSTIGITPDGTVVGRYSNGQGQNLWQIPVCRFTSEDGLRREGSNLFSATEEAGQMEMGVAGTENYGTVNAYNVENSNVDMATEMVNMIITQRGFQSNSKVVTTADQMLQKAMELKR, translated from the coding sequence GTGAACTCGGCACTGTACATCGGAGCCACCGGCATGAAGGGCATGAGCCAGGGCATGCAGGTGACTACCAATAATCTGGCCAATGTCAGCACCATCGGCTACAAGCAGCAGAATACCCTTTTTTCCGATATGCTCTCCACGAGCCAGGGCGGTACGGGTGACTGGTGGAACGCCCAGGAGAATTCGCGCGTGGCCCTGGGCCAGACCGGCAAGGGCGTGCAGGTGGACGCGGTGCGCACCATTTTTCAGCAGGGCGCTCTGGAGTCCACCAATACTGTCACGGACATGGCCATCAACGGCAAGGGTTTCTTCCAGGTCAGCGACGGCGCGAATCTCTACTACACCCGCGCGGGCGACTTCCGCCCGGACAACGAGGGCGTGTGGCGCACCCCCACGGGCCTGGCCCTCAACGGCTACCAGTATAACACGGACGGCAGCCTGGGCGGCCTGCAGGAAGTCAAGATCGACAGGTTCGGCACCATGCCCGCCAAGAGCACGGCCCGGGTGGATCTGACCCTCAATCTGAATTCGAATCAAAATAAGACCGAGGATGCCGACAATCCCTATTTCGGGCTGCTGGGGCTTTATAACGCGGCGGGCAAGCCCCCCCTTTCCTCCGACTCCTACGCCTATTCCCAGGCCATGACGCTCTACGACGCCGACGGCAACGCGCGCACGGTCACGGCCTATTTCGACGGCACGCCCGACAGCACGGCGGGTTCCATGATTGAATTCGTCATTGCCGCCGGAGCGGCCGCGGGCAAGACCGATGCGGACGGCAACCCCATTCAGCCTTCGGAGGGCGACGGCCTGCTGATGAGCGGCGTTCTGCAGTTCGACGCCTCGGGCCGCCTGACCGGCATGTCCGCCTTCACGCCCTCCGCGGAAGGCAGCAAGAATCTTGCGGACTGGCAGCCCGCCCAGTTGGAAGGCGGCCTGCCCCAGCTCAATCTGGACGGCGCGGCCATGACCGTGAATTTCGGCATCAGCGCCGCCGGAGGCTGGCAGAACGCTCCGGCCTCGGCGGCGGAGGTCGGCACGGACCAGAGCAAGCTGCCCTCCATGGGCGCGGGCGCCGTGCGCGCCGAAGGCGCCACCACGGCCTACAACAGCTCCTCGCCCACAGGCGGCTACAAGCAGGACGGCTATGCCGAGGGCACGCTGAGCACCATCGGCATCACGCCCGACGGAACAGTGGTGGGCCGGTATTCCAACGGCCAGGGCCAGAACCTCTGGCAGATCCCGGTCTGCCGCTTCACCAGCGAGGACGGCCTGCGCCGCGAGGGCAGCAATCTTTTCTCGGCCACTGAGGAAGCCGGGCAGATGGAAATGGGCGTGGCCGGAACGGAAAATTACGGCACCGTGAACGCCTATAACGTCGAAAATTCCAATGTGGACATGGCTACGGAAATGGTCAACATGATCATCACCCAGCGCGGCTTCCAGTCCAACAGCAAAGTGGTGACCACGGCGGACCAGATGCTTCAGAAGGCCATGGAACTGAAGCGTTAG
- a CDS encoding rhodanese-like domain-containing protein: MTRHPHSLPAVTGHAGNRIPAALGLLPGVLACILFCVLLWAAPAAQAKDVSVQEAAALLRSPPEGLLVLDVRTPGEFRQGHLTGARNLDFFGGRFDLDVAALPKDRPVLLYCRTGQRSAGAQEALEQAGIRNILHMNQGIEAWEKAGLPLEK; this comes from the coding sequence ATGACCCGGCATCCGCATTCACTTCCCGCCGTCACCGGCCATGCCGGGAACCGCATTCCGGCGGCTCTCGGGCTGTTGCCGGGCGTGCTGGCCTGCATCCTGTTCTGCGTCCTGCTCTGGGCCGCGCCCGCCGCCCAGGCCAAGGACGTCAGCGTGCAGGAGGCGGCGGCCCTGCTGCGGTCCCCGCCCGAGGGGCTGCTGGTTCTGGACGTGCGCACGCCAGGCGAATTCCGGCAGGGGCATCTGACCGGCGCGCGCAACCTGGACTTCTTCGGCGGCCGCTTTGATCTGGATGTGGCGGCCCTGCCCAAGGACAGGCCCGTGCTGCTTTACTGCCGCACGGGGCAGCGTTCCGCCGGAGCCCAAGAGGCACTGGAACAGGCAGGGATCAGAAACATCCTGCATATGAACCAGGGCATTGAGGCCTGGGAGAAGGCCGGGCTGCCCCTGGAAAAATAA
- a CDS encoding FAD/NAD(P)-binding protein → MLREISPRPKPQGNPYKPMPATVAEVIQETGNIKTLRVVLDDPEAMESFTHEPGQVGQLSVFGAGESTFVINSPPSRKDYLQFSVMQAGEVTAAIHRLSPGDKVGVRAPLGNFFPYNDWKGKDIFFVGGGIGMAPIRTIMLHLLEHKADYGKISLLYGARSPRDMAFSYELEDWLRRPDLDCTLCIDAPFEGWEHKVGLIPNVLLELNPDPANCVAVLCGPPIMIKFTVQALQKLNFAPENIVTTLEKRMKCGIGICGRCNIGGRYVCVDGPVFTWKELQELPPEL, encoded by the coding sequence ATGCTGCGGGAGATCTCGCCCCGGCCCAAGCCCCAGGGCAATCCTTATAAACCCATGCCCGCCACCGTGGCCGAAGTCATCCAGGAAACCGGCAATATCAAGACCCTGCGCGTGGTCCTGGACGATCCCGAAGCCATGGAGTCCTTCACCCACGAGCCGGGCCAGGTAGGCCAACTCTCGGTGTTCGGCGCGGGCGAATCCACGTTCGTCATCAACTCCCCGCCGTCACGGAAGGATTATCTGCAATTCTCGGTCATGCAGGCCGGTGAAGTGACCGCCGCCATCCACCGCCTGTCGCCCGGCGACAAGGTGGGCGTGCGCGCCCCGCTGGGCAACTTCTTCCCCTACAACGACTGGAAGGGCAAGGACATCTTCTTCGTGGGCGGCGGCATCGGCATGGCACCCATCCGCACCATCATGCTGCATCTGCTGGAACACAAGGCGGACTACGGCAAGATCAGCCTGCTCTACGGCGCGCGCTCGCCCCGCGACATGGCCTTCAGCTATGAGCTGGAAGACTGGCTGCGGCGTCCCGACCTGGACTGCACCCTGTGCATCGACGCCCCCTTTGAAGGCTGGGAGCACAAGGTGGGCCTGATCCCCAATGTGCTTTTGGAACTGAATCCCGACCCGGCCAACTGCGTGGCCGTGCTCTGCGGGCCGCCGATCATGATCAAGTTCACGGTGCAGGCTCTGCAAAAGCTGAACTTCGCGCCGGAGAACATTGTCACCACCCTGGAAAAACGCATGAAATGCGGCATCGGCATCTGCGGGCGCTGCAATATCGGCGGCCGCTACGTCTGTGTGGACGGGCCGGTGTTTACCTGGAAGGAATTGCAGGAGCTGCCCCCGGAGCTTTAG
- a CDS encoding 4Fe-4S dicluster domain-containing protein: MSTTRFVTSDGLPALLAFLSQNGRRVLVPVEKPANKRSVVYEPWSRGMPFTLEKATVPPKAAVLPQCETLVSYKKSKDPENPERVTMSLDDSIEAQPTVVFACRPCDARGFSVLDRPYLQGPFADPYYKARREALTVVTITCASGCNTCFCHWVGGGPSSPEGSDVLMTEIEGGYVLQAVTPKGEELLAASDLPDGAEQFPLAEAARKAAWATLEPAPNIKGAPEKLAALFTDTEFWQSQTDRCLSCGACTYFCPTCYCFSITDEGEGLSEKGGRRLRSWDNCMSSLFTREASGHNPRMLKAFRMRNRVSHKFSTYPENWGAFSCNGCGRCISNCPVCLDIRAIVLAALNADQATAE, translated from the coding sequence ATGAGCACTACCCGCTTTGTCACATCCGACGGCCTGCCCGCCCTTCTGGCCTTCCTCTCGCAAAACGGCCGCCGCGTGCTGGTGCCGGTGGAAAAACCGGCCAACAAGCGCTCCGTGGTCTACGAGCCCTGGAGCCGGGGCATGCCCTTCACCCTGGAAAAGGCCACCGTGCCGCCCAAGGCGGCGGTGCTGCCCCAGTGTGAAACCCTGGTGAGCTATAAAAAAAGCAAAGACCCGGAAAATCCCGAGCGCGTGACCATGAGCCTGGACGACAGCATTGAGGCCCAGCCCACGGTGGTCTTCGCCTGCCGCCCCTGCGACGCGCGCGGTTTTTCCGTGCTGGACCGGCCCTACCTGCAAGGTCCTTTTGCCGATCCCTATTACAAGGCCCGGCGCGAGGCGCTCACGGTGGTCACCATCACCTGCGCCTCCGGCTGCAATACCTGTTTCTGCCACTGGGTGGGCGGCGGTCCTTCCTCCCCCGAGGGGTCGGATGTGCTGATGACCGAGATTGAAGGCGGCTACGTGCTTCAGGCCGTGACGCCCAAGGGCGAGGAACTGCTGGCCGCCTCGGATCTGCCCGACGGCGCGGAACAGTTCCCCCTGGCCGAGGCCGCGCGCAAAGCCGCCTGGGCCACCTTGGAGCCCGCGCCCAATATCAAGGGCGCGCCGGAAAAATTGGCGGCCCTGTTCACCGATACGGAGTTCTGGCAGAGCCAGACCGACCGCTGCCTGTCCTGTGGGGCCTGCACCTACTTCTGCCCCACCTGCTATTGCTTCAGCATCACGGACGAAGGCGAAGGCCTGAGCGAAAAGGGCGGACGCCGCCTGCGCAGCTGGGACAACTGCATGTCCTCGCTGTTCACCCGCGAGGCCAGCGGCCACAACCCGCGCATGCTCAAAGCCTTTCGCATGCGCAACCGCGTGTCGCACAAGTTCTCCACCTATCCTGAAAACTGGGGGGCATTCTCCTGCAACGGCTGCGGCCGCTGCATCAGCAACTGCCCTGTTTGCCTGGACATCCGCGCCATAGTGCTCGCCGCGCTCAACGCAGACCAGGCTACCGCCGAGTAG
- a CDS encoding 4Fe-4S dicluster domain-containing protein yields the protein MNDAINLSRMRDAAFTAEVEAQSGQNVSTCYQCGNCTAGCPAGFVYDRQVNQIMRGVQLGLKDEVLNSRSIWLCLSCSTCSLRCPNNIDVAAVMETLRHMARKEGRVAVPKVEKFWFSFLDTVRAFGRTYEIGTMALYMMRSMRLFTDLDLAPEALKKKKLGFKPHAIPGGGADAVARIMQRYKERAKREGVRP from the coding sequence ATGAACGACGCCATCAACCTGAGCCGGATGCGCGACGCCGCCTTTACGGCGGAAGTGGAGGCGCAAAGCGGCCAAAACGTTTCTACCTGCTACCAGTGCGGCAACTGCACCGCCGGCTGCCCGGCAGGCTTTGTCTACGACCGGCAGGTCAATCAGATCATGCGCGGCGTGCAGCTCGGCCTGAAAGATGAGGTGCTCAATTCGCGCTCTATCTGGTTGTGCCTGTCCTGTTCCACCTGTTCCCTGCGCTGCCCCAACAATATCGATGTGGCGGCGGTCATGGAGACCCTGCGGCACATGGCCCGCAAAGAGGGCCGGGTGGCCGTGCCCAAGGTGGAAAAGTTCTGGTTCTCCTTTCTCGATACCGTGCGCGCCTTCGGCCGCACCTACGAGATCGGCACCATGGCGCTGTACATGATGCGCTCCATGCGCCTGTTCACCGACCTGGATCTCGCGCCCGAGGCGCTGAAAAAGAAAAAGCTGGGCTTCAAACCCCACGCCATCCCCGGCGGCGGGGCCGACGCCGTGGCCCGGATCATGCAGCGCTATAAGGAGCGCGCCAAACGCGAGGGGGTGCGGCCATGA
- a CDS encoding shikimate dehydrogenase family protein, whose amino-acid sequence MSDIPPFLPSQLYGVIGWPLAQSLSPLLHNSGFQALGIPAVYLRWEVPPERLAAFVDSVRLLGIRGCSVTIPHKMALLPLLDRVSEQAELAGAANTVYWDGEDLCGENTDVSGFLAPLAAVPLENMDALLLGAGGAAHAVAAGLRLRRCRKVFAATPSNRRHLSLAERFGFTPVPWEQRHDVPASLIINATPLGMRGKYEEESPYDFSLAAPGHVASATDAAAGNTYGGDGGAGLAYDIVYNPLETRFLREARQAGRRCVTGLEMFFGQGDAQFRLWTGRPLPATSRQDLEAALYGI is encoded by the coding sequence ATGTCCGACATACCCCCCTTTCTTCCCTCGCAGCTCTACGGCGTGATCGGCTGGCCCCTGGCCCAGAGCCTTTCCCCGCTGCTGCACAACAGTGGTTTTCAGGCGCTGGGCATTCCGGCCGTTTATCTGCGCTGGGAAGTGCCGCCGGAACGCCTGGCCGCTTTTGTGGACAGCGTGCGCCTGCTGGGCATCCGGGGCTGTTCGGTGACCATTCCGCACAAAATGGCCCTGCTGCCCCTGCTGGACCGGGTCAGCGAGCAGGCGGAGCTGGCCGGGGCGGCCAACACCGTTTATTGGGACGGCGAAGACCTCTGCGGTGAAAATACCGACGTGAGCGGCTTTCTGGCCCCGCTGGCGGCCGTGCCCCTGGAAAACATGGACGCGCTCCTGCTGGGCGCGGGCGGCGCGGCCCACGCCGTGGCCGCCGGGCTGCGTCTGCGCCGTTGCCGCAAGGTCTTTGCGGCAACGCCCTCCAACCGCAGACACCTGTCCCTGGCCGAGCGCTTCGGCTTTACGCCCGTGCCCTGGGAGCAGCGCCACGATGTGCCAGCTAGCCTGATCATCAACGCCACGCCTCTGGGCATGCGCGGCAAATATGAGGAAGAAAGCCCCTATGATTTCAGCCTGGCCGCGCCCGGCCATGTCGCATCCGCGACAGACGCGGCGGCCGGAAACACCTACGGTGGGGACGGCGGCGCGGGCCTGGCCTACGACATCGTCTACAACCCGCTGGAAACCCGCTTTCTGCGCGAAGCGCGGCAGGCCGGGCGGCGTTGCGTCACGGGCCTGGAAATGTTCTTCGGCCAGGGCGACGCCCAGTTCCGGCTCTGGACCGGCAGGCCCCTGCCCGCCACCTCCCGGCAGGATCTGGAAGCCGCCCTGTATGGTATATAG